One window of the Chryseotalea sp. WA131a genome contains the following:
- a CDS encoding glycosyltransferase family 2 protein — protein MIKDLKQRAVNLKWIGPVPEGYKKVALLIPLFNEDSNCNMERRLSYFKGLAEKYRDEIDVIIIDDGSTDRSLQKLVTFFELNQSAFFVASVYPNAQKVGALFLTTLSITHEFVILSDFDTDLDGLWNVGKSIENLRRNPELMGCYYRMVPYEGSGNIFLWQQLEYSCLRVFYRIHHKEQSVPVMPGAGSCYKRSVLNNIFVRHSGLRSGEDRESTLIGLRGGYKTVYVDNILISTRPPLTLKALVKQRIRWELGYLETFSKERDYYLSEMRKMKKIGVRAVLDFLVIAFVLLLPITLFATAFINPIVALLILPSIYILNALGCIIMIVTGPKEFSELKGKKMKAVVMFPAIKLIVDYFSWFGAIRTFIRKSRKSRLKPATLTGVFF, from the coding sequence ATGATCAAGGATCTTAAACAGCGGGCGGTAAACCTAAAGTGGATCGGACCGGTTCCCGAGGGTTATAAGAAAGTTGCCTTATTGATACCACTTTTTAATGAGGACAGCAATTGCAATATGGAACGTCGCCTTTCTTACTTCAAAGGACTTGCCGAGAAATACAGAGACGAAATAGACGTCATAATAATTGACGACGGATCGACTGACCGTAGTCTTCAGAAGCTTGTAACTTTTTTTGAATTAAATCAGAGCGCGTTCTTCGTTGCTTCTGTGTATCCTAATGCCCAGAAGGTGGGGGCTCTCTTCCTGACTACGCTCTCGATCACTCATGAGTTTGTCATCTTGTCGGACTTCGATACAGATCTTGATGGACTCTGGAATGTCGGTAAAAGCATTGAGAACCTGCGGCGCAACCCGGAGTTGATGGGCTGTTATTACAGGATGGTGCCGTACGAAGGCTCTGGTAATATATTTCTATGGCAGCAACTTGAGTACTCTTGTCTCAGGGTCTTCTATCGGATTCATCACAAGGAACAAAGCGTTCCGGTTATGCCAGGCGCCGGCTCGTGCTACAAACGGAGTGTGTTGAATAATATTTTCGTCAGGCATAGCGGCTTGCGAAGTGGCGAGGATCGGGAGTCTACATTGATTGGCCTGCGGGGTGGATACAAGACTGTGTATGTCGACAATATTTTGATTTCGACACGACCACCGCTCACGCTTAAGGCTCTGGTCAAGCAACGAATTCGCTGGGAACTAGGGTACCTGGAGACGTTTAGTAAAGAACGTGACTACTACCTGTCGGAAATGAGAAAGATGAAGAAGATTGGAGTACGCGCGGTACTGGATTTTCTTGTTATTGCTTTCGTTTTGCTCCTTCCAATTACGTTGTTCGCGACGGCGTTCATTAATCCAATAGTTGCACTACTCATACTTCCCTCTATTTACATTCTGAACGCTCTCGGCTGCATCATTATGATTGTAACGGGGCCGAAGGAGTTTAGTGAATTGAAAGGAAAGAAGATGAAGGCAGTTGTGATGTTCCCCGCTATCAAGTTGATCGTCGATTACTTTTCGTGGTTCGGCGCGATCCGGACATTTATTCGAAAATCCAGAAAAAGCAGATTGAAGCCCGCGACTTTAACCGGCGTGTTTTTTTAA